One region of Pseudomonas glycinae genomic DNA includes:
- a CDS encoding RidA family protein — translation MKFKRVYSGAPWERLAGYCRAVKAGNTILVGGTVAFRKNGKPFKPGDAYAQTRRCLKIIEQALKQLGEDRTRIIATRMYTTNMDLLPEIARAHKAFFEGHPPTTMLLEVSRLVSPEYVIEIEAEARSGKGCGRG, via the coding sequence ATGAAATTCAAACGTGTTTATTCCGGAGCACCTTGGGAACGCCTTGCCGGTTACTGCAGAGCCGTGAAGGCTGGTAACACTATTCTGGTCGGAGGTACGGTGGCATTTCGCAAGAACGGCAAGCCCTTCAAACCCGGCGATGCCTATGCCCAGACACGGCGATGTCTGAAAATCATCGAACAGGCGCTAAAGCAACTGGGTGAGGATCGTACCCGCATCATTGCCACGCGCATGTACACCACCAACATGGATCTCTTGCCAGAAATCGCGCGGGCGCACAAAGCGTTTTTCGAAGGGCATCCACCGACGACAATGTTGCTGGAAGTCTCTCGACTGGTCAGCCCTGAATACGTTATCGAGATCGAGGCAGAGGCCCGTTCGGGCAAGGGCTGCGGCCGTGGATGA